In Saccharicrinis fermentans DSM 9555 = JCM 21142, a genomic segment contains:
- a CDS encoding T9SS type A sorting domain-containing protein, with translation MRYRVLFSIAILTIITSLVIKHHYLPHKPSNPPKIRSSHSPKAAAQTIKSRETYVFNMLRDPALNQIPDGIRTKELALYASLPKSTLKSGNQTYEWHEAGPNDVGGRTRALGIDGRNSNIIIAGGVSGGIWKSTDQGQTWQLKNSPEETYSVTTLCQDTRVGMQDIWYYASGEFNGNSANISNTAYSGFGIYKSTDNGESWKIIYGDSNNPFQWDHISDYISKIKVDPNSGDVILAAHSYGLIRLSESEGTYSLNSLLGDFNNHTYSDFDIDAQGNILAVLSQANFNDDATPTNAPGVYYKKYNESNFSPIDPNASSFPTTHERSIIRIAPSNPNVGYVFTNIDEDNVSFHKVDLTNSKLIDRTANLPDYNDNNGRLGPQANYNMTLSIKPDDENFIIIGNTCLFRSDDGFATKPDKYYAWIGGYETDGSSSQYHNHHPDCHVTIFDPNNNDAVWSGHDGGLSYVADITQNTTSSTFMPWIDKNNGYNVTQFYTIADISKANDNRYIGGTQDNGTPVFTYNSSTSSSVDISSGDGGFCYLGTNYAYVSSQNGVVIRTGYNEQNRPLSPYLSSENSNWSVVSPSDASGQLFINPFIINPNNQEVMYYAAGEKLWINTAIEDIPDFENSTMLGWAAPTVLETPNYTITAMAVSSTPANILYYAAYSQSSDPLLYKVENSTSSEASMVRQDISITEATSGSYPNYIAINPSDANEIIVIFSNYNVPSIFHSIDGGGHFTQIDGNLNYSAISSEPTTSDVSVRSAAILNWNSEKTYFISTSIGVYKTSILNGISTVWENVSANSLGNVVCNMIKTSDLDGKVVVATHGRGIFVGKPTTSTEVYPDTTDKNNTSFTIYPNPSDGLFNIQTNNNSNSPILISIFNSNGEIVFNKKVHSKEELNTYVFDLTGSSTGVYLVQIQQDHQVNTQKISIH, from the coding sequence ATGAGATACAGAGTTCTATTTTCCATAGCCATTTTAACAATTATTACTTCACTGGTAATAAAACACCATTATTTACCCCATAAACCATCAAATCCTCCCAAGATACGATCATCACACTCTCCAAAGGCGGCGGCACAAACCATCAAGAGCAGAGAAACGTATGTTTTTAACATGCTCAGGGATCCGGCTCTTAATCAAATACCAGATGGTATTAGGACTAAGGAACTAGCATTATATGCCTCACTTCCTAAGAGCACCTTAAAGAGTGGTAACCAAACATATGAATGGCATGAAGCAGGGCCTAACGATGTAGGTGGTAGAACACGGGCTCTGGGTATTGACGGCCGAAACTCAAATATAATTATTGCAGGCGGTGTTTCTGGGGGCATCTGGAAATCGACAGATCAAGGACAGACATGGCAATTAAAAAATTCACCCGAAGAAACCTATTCGGTTACCACCTTATGTCAGGATACACGGGTCGGCATGCAGGATATCTGGTACTATGCCAGTGGAGAATTCAACGGTAACTCTGCTAATATATCAAACACAGCCTATAGTGGCTTTGGCATCTACAAATCGACAGATAATGGTGAGAGCTGGAAAATTATATATGGAGACAGCAACAATCCATTCCAATGGGACCATATTTCTGATTATATATCTAAAATAAAAGTTGATCCCAATAGTGGCGATGTCATTTTGGCCGCTCATAGTTATGGACTAATACGACTATCCGAGTCAGAAGGCACATATTCACTCAACAGTCTGCTTGGCGACTTTAACAATCATACCTATAGTGATTTTGACATAGACGCACAGGGTAATATACTAGCCGTATTATCTCAGGCTAACTTTAATGACGATGCCACACCCACAAATGCACCCGGGGTATACTATAAAAAGTATAATGAAAGCAACTTCTCTCCGATTGACCCAAACGCAAGTTCATTCCCCACTACCCATGAAAGAAGTATAATACGCATTGCTCCATCTAATCCTAACGTAGGCTATGTATTTACCAATATTGATGAAGACAACGTGTCTTTTCACAAAGTAGACCTCACCAACAGCAAGTTAATAGATCGTACTGCCAATCTACCGGACTACAACGACAATAATGGTCGACTGGGACCTCAAGCCAATTACAACATGACCCTTTCCATAAAGCCAGATGATGAAAACTTCATTATAATAGGCAACACTTGTTTATTTAGATCTGACGACGGATTTGCCACCAAACCGGATAAGTATTATGCATGGATTGGTGGGTACGAAACCGATGGCAGTAGCAGTCAATACCACAATCATCATCCGGATTGCCATGTAACTATTTTTGATCCCAACAACAACGATGCTGTTTGGAGTGGACACGATGGAGGACTAAGCTATGTAGCAGACATTACCCAGAACACCACATCCAGCACATTCATGCCTTGGATAGATAAAAACAATGGATATAATGTCACCCAATTCTATACCATTGCAGACATTAGTAAGGCCAATGACAATCGTTATATTGGAGGAACTCAAGATAACGGAACACCCGTATTTACTTATAACTCTTCCACCTCCAGCTCGGTAGATATCAGCAGTGGAGATGGAGGTTTTTGTTACTTAGGTACAAATTACGCCTATGTTTCATCTCAGAATGGAGTTGTAATCCGCACAGGATACAATGAACAAAATCGCCCTTTAAGTCCATATTTAAGCAGTGAAAACTCAAACTGGTCAGTAGTATCTCCATCCGATGCAAGCGGACAATTATTTATTAATCCATTTATCATCAACCCCAATAACCAGGAAGTGATGTATTATGCAGCCGGAGAAAAACTATGGATTAACACAGCTATCGAGGACATTCCTGATTTTGAGAATTCTACCATGTTAGGATGGGCTGCTCCCACAGTACTGGAAACGCCCAATTATACCATCACTGCCATGGCCGTTTCCTCAACTCCAGCCAACATATTGTATTACGCAGCCTACTCACAATCAAGCGATCCCCTCCTCTACAAAGTCGAAAACAGCACTAGTAGCGAAGCCAGCATGGTAAGACAGGATATATCCATTACAGAAGCCACCTCTGGCTCCTACCCCAATTACATAGCCATCAACCCATCAGACGCCAACGAAATTATTGTCATATTCTCTAACTACAATGTACCCAGCATCTTTCACTCTATTGATGGAGGTGGTCATTTCACACAAATTGACGGCAACCTCAATTATTCAGCTATTTCCAGTGAACCAACAACATCTGACGTTTCGGTTAGAAGCGCTGCTATTTTAAATTGGAACAGTGAAAAAACATATTTCATCTCCACCAGCATTGGCGTCTACAAAACATCCATCCTCAATGGTATTTCTACAGTATGGGAAAATGTTTCCGCAAATAGCTTAGGAAATGTGGTATGCAATATGATAAAAACAAGCGACTTGGACGGCAAAGTAGTAGTTGCCACCCATGGCAGAGGAATATTTGTTGGTAAACCAACTACCAGTACAGAAGTGTATCCAGATACCACAGATAAAAACAACACATCATTTACCATTTACCCCAATCCAAGCGACGGCCTATTTAACATACAAACAAACAATAATTCAAACAGTCCGATCTTAATATCCATTTTCAACAGCAATGGAGAAATCGTCTTCAACAAAAAAGTTCATTCGAAGGAAGAACTCAACACATACGTCTTTGACCTCACGGGATCGAGCACTGGAGTATATCTGGTTCAGATTCAACAAGATCACCAAGTAAATACTCAAAAAATCAGTATCCACTAA
- a CDS encoding MATE family efflux transporter: MHKDILKLSVPNILSNLTVPLLSMVDLHLMGYLDSEIFMGAVALGGVIFNFVYWGFAFLRMSISGIAAQAYGKKNHQEMAMVLFRGMLIALTGSLILLLFQSSLERLSFWLLEGSADVKELARNYYYVRIWAAPAAISLMVINGWFLGMQNALYPMLISVLINIINIGCSFLLVREFGMEERGVAMGSVIAQYFGLVLALILFLKKYKNTLHYLNIKAILVTKHLKDFLHVSSDIFIRTWCVISVFTFFTSKSAGFGDIALAANSALLQFLFLFSYFLDGFAYAAEAIVGKYFGAHNKKKLKEASRKLFYWGTFFGLSFTLVYLFAGKQMLHFFTDKEMVINEASQYLIWLIFIPIASFASYIWDGIYIGATASKAMRNTMLISSILFFFVPYYLLVGTIGLHALWLSMLLFMLSRSVSQSIWAQRAVFSLLK; this comes from the coding sequence GTGCACAAAGACATCTTAAAATTATCTGTTCCCAATATCTTAAGCAACTTAACGGTTCCTCTGCTAAGTATGGTTGACTTACACCTAATGGGGTATTTGGATTCGGAAATATTTATGGGAGCAGTAGCTTTAGGAGGAGTCATCTTCAATTTTGTGTATTGGGGATTTGCTTTCTTAAGAATGAGTATCAGCGGTATAGCTGCACAAGCCTACGGAAAAAAGAACCATCAGGAAATGGCCATGGTATTATTCCGGGGTATGTTAATCGCACTCACCGGCAGTTTAATCTTGCTTCTCTTTCAGTCGAGTCTGGAAAGACTAAGTTTTTGGTTATTAGAAGGCTCTGCGGATGTAAAAGAATTGGCTCGCAATTATTATTACGTAAGAATTTGGGCTGCTCCAGCAGCCATTTCTCTAATGGTGATCAATGGCTGGTTCTTAGGAATGCAAAATGCCTTGTATCCAATGCTTATCTCTGTATTGATTAATATAATAAATATCGGATGCAGTTTTTTACTGGTGCGTGAGTTTGGAATGGAGGAACGCGGCGTTGCTATGGGTTCTGTAATTGCACAATACTTCGGTCTCGTTTTAGCACTTATTCTATTTTTAAAAAAATACAAAAACACCCTGCATTATTTGAACATAAAGGCCATACTAGTCACCAAACACTTGAAAGACTTTTTACATGTGAGCAGTGATATATTTATCAGAACTTGGTGTGTTATATCCGTATTTACTTTCTTTACATCAAAATCTGCGGGTTTTGGCGACATTGCCCTGGCTGCCAACAGTGCATTATTACAATTTCTCTTTTTATTTTCATATTTCTTAGATGGCTTTGCATATGCAGCAGAAGCTATTGTTGGCAAATACTTTGGTGCCCATAACAAGAAAAAACTAAAAGAAGCCTCCAGAAAACTTTTTTACTGGGGTACATTTTTCGGGCTATCCTTTACCTTGGTATATTTATTTGCAGGTAAACAAATGCTACACTTTTTTACAGACAAAGAAATGGTCATAAATGAAGCATCTCAATATCTCATTTGGCTTATTTTTATCCCAATAGCCAGCTTTGCCTCTTACATATGGGATGGCATTTACATCGGAGCCACAGCCTCCAAAGCCATGAGAAACACCATGCTAATTTCATCGATACTTTTCTTTTTTGTACCTTATTATTTGCTCGTTGGAACCATAGGCCTACATGCATTGTGGTTGTCTATGTTACTATTTATGTTATCACGTAGCGTCTCTCAAAGCATATGGGCTCAACGAGCCGTTTTTTCTTTACTGAAATAA
- a CDS encoding superoxide dismutase, translating to MAFELPKLNYNYDALEPHIDARTMEIHHTKHHAGYTNNLNAAIEGTDLAALSIEDILKNVSKHSMAVRNNGGGFYNHDLFWKVMSPKGGGMPSGDLFQAVVKNFGSFEAFKEQFSKAAATRFGSGWAWLVKKEDGSLVVSSTANQDNPLMDVAEVKGTPILGLDVWEHAYYLKYQNLRPNYINAFWNVVDWDEVSKRLIG from the coding sequence ATGGCATTTGAATTACCAAAACTTAATTACAATTACGATGCTTTAGAGCCACATATTGATGCACGCACCATGGAGATTCATCATACGAAGCACCATGCTGGATATACTAATAATCTAAATGCTGCTATAGAGGGAACTGATTTGGCCGCATTATCTATTGAAGATATATTAAAGAATGTTTCAAAGCATTCTATGGCTGTAAGAAATAATGGAGGTGGTTTTTATAATCACGATTTATTTTGGAAGGTGATGTCTCCCAAAGGAGGAGGGATGCCATCAGGCGATTTATTTCAGGCAGTAGTGAAAAATTTTGGCTCGTTTGAGGCATTTAAAGAGCAGTTTTCAAAAGCTGCAGCTACCCGATTTGGTTCAGGATGGGCATGGTTGGTAAAAAAAGAAGATGGAAGTTTAGTGGTGAGTTCCACAGCGAATCAAGATAATCCTTTGATGGATGTTGCTGAAGTAAAAGGAACGCCAATTTTAGGCTTAGATGTTTGGGAACATGCATATTATTTAAAATATCAAAATTTGCGTCCCAACTATATCAATGCATTTTGGAATGTAGTTGATTGGGATGAAGTTTCAAAACGATTAATAGGTTAG
- a CDS encoding ISAon1 family transposase N-terminal region protein, translating to MALFLPEGILDYFQIVSYRKSSSVKHIYDKQLELTLEEKDIIPSEYQSYPYRSSGFMEARYIDNYPIRNMLVKLKVRRRRWEITINSKKKQVSRNWEVIAQGTRMSEEYAAFLKEISRF from the coding sequence CTGGCTCTATTCTTACCAGAAGGGATATTAGATTATTTCCAGATCGTATCTTATAGAAAATCTTCAAGCGTAAAGCATATTTACGATAAACAGTTGGAATTAACACTTGAAGAAAAAGACATTATACCATCAGAATACCAATCTTATCCCTATAGGTCGAGTGGCTTTATGGAAGCTCGTTATATTGATAATTATCCTATTCGTAATATGCTAGTAAAGCTAAAGGTAAGGCGACGACGTTGGGAGATTACCATTAATAGTAAAAAGAAACAAGTAAGCCGTAATTGGGAAGTAATAGCGCAGGGTACTCGAATGAGCGAAGAGTATGCTGCTTTTTTAAAAGAAATTAGTCGATTCTAA